Genomic segment of Raphanus sativus cultivar WK10039 unplaced genomic scaffold, ASM80110v3 Scaffold2157, whole genome shotgun sequence:
aaactaaattaaatatgctaaactatttttttttttaaatagatccACTCTATAGTGAGTGTGTTTTGCATTTCGAAACCCACTgcacatatttttaaaaaatatttgtaaaataattttgtcGCTTATTTGgttaaagatatattttctctctctctcttatattCTTACTTTCTGTTAGCTCCACAAATAGAAAGTGAAAGACGATCGATTGTGTCGCGGCGATTCTCTGTAAAAAGTCGCCGCCGGAGATTCGCGGTTCTCGCCGATCGTTTTCCGCCGGATTTTTGTGCTTTTCCCCCATCTTACATTCGTTGCGGTtttatcttctctctctccctttctcTCCAATTTTGAAATTTCCTCCACTTGTCAAGTGATAGTTCCATCCCCGACACGAGTTTTGTTCGGTTTCTGGTAATAAGAATCAGTGACAGACAGTATCTGCTTCACCCTCCTTGTAAAGGTCTAGACTTTAGACGAATAGAGTAGTCTGTGTTTTCGATAGGTTTTTTTTTGAGTGATAACAGAGTTTGTATTGAAAGAGAGGTGTGTAATAATGGGAGATATAACTTGGGTCGAAGAAGGTAACAGCAACCTGACCAGTTCCAGGAAAAGGAAAGCGAGACCCAAACGGTTCGAGTTTGTAGGATGGGGTTCGAGACAGCTCATCGAGTTTCTCCAATCTATTGGCAAAGATACAACAACCAAGATCTCCAGGTTCGAGGTCAGCGAGACTATCTCGAGGTACATTGCCGAGAACGGTCTCGTAGATTCGTCGAGCAAGAAGAGAGCTACGTGCGACGATAGGCTCATGTCCCTTTTCGGGGTTAAGTCGATACTGAGGATCAAAGTGTATGATCTACTGGAAAAGCATTACGAGGAGAACCGGGACGATGCGGATTTTGATTATCTGTACGAGGATGAGGCGGCGCAGATCGTGAGCCGTTCGGAGAAGGTGGTTAGGATAAGGAAGGTTGTGAGGGAGAAACCTAGAGGTGGTGCTTTTGCTGCAATAGTGAGTGAGAATGTCAAGCTTGTCTACTTGAGGAAGAGTCTGGTTCAGGAGCTGGTTAAGTCTCGGGACGGTTTTGAGGGTAAGATGTTGGGAAGCTTTGTGAGGATCAAGTCTGACCCTAATGATTACCTTCAGAACAACCCTTATCAGCTTGTTCAGGTCACAGGTAATTTTTTCTGAAagtatatttttgatttaagtCTGGTTTGTTCGTGTGTTTATGGACAAGAAGATAATTACATCTTTAGTGATCATGTCCCATGCCTAAAGATGTCTGGTCTGCAGTAGAGAAAGCTGAGTTCTCTTtgtactttttttgttttgtctgttATCTAGGCGTGAAGAAAGAACCTGGGACTGATGATTTTCTCCTTCAGGTTACAAATTATGTGAAAGACGTTTCTATCTCTGCGCTATCTGACGATGATTTCTCCAAGGTAATTTGCTTAGAAAATATTGTTCACCGGGTTTCTATTCTTTTAGCTATCTTAGATGTACTTATCTTTCATTATAGAAATTGTTGGACTGATGTACATTCTAGCCTTGTAGTTTATGGATTGATTATTAGATTTTCTGAAAATACGCAGGAGGAATGTGAAGATTTGCATCAGAGAATAAAGAACGGTTCTCCTAAGCAGCCTACAATTGTAAGTTTGCTTTTTTCTATAAGAAGGCGGAATATACTTGTTTTGGTGGAGGCTCTCTATTAATGATCTGTCACCTATACTAACAACTCTTTCACCTTTTCTGCTTATGGCGTTTTAAGATTTTGTGTCTTTTGTGGCTATTTAATCAAAATTCATTTGAACCCTTTGGATAGGTGGAGATGGAAGAAAAGGCTCGAAGTTTACATGAAGATCAGACTAAACACGTATGCTTGCTTGCTAACTTTCTCTTCTGCTTCatttctttatcttcttctatTTACCTTGCCCCGTGGTCCTATTTTCTTTTGACGGACTCAACTCTTGTTTGAACTCTTTAGTGGCTTGGAAGAGAATTGGCATTGTTACAAAAGCGTATTGCCCGGGCCACTGAGAAGGGATGGCGAAGAGAATATCCTTTTGTTACTATATATAACTTTGTTATACTTTGAAATGAATAAATATCATTCCGATAGTGAGTtcttaattgttttttcttgaTTTAATGAGTTGTTACGCTGTCTGAGTATCTGGAAAAGAGGGAGCTTCTTCAGACTCCAGAAGAACAGTCCCGGCTATTTCGTGAAGTTCCGGAAGTTCTTGGAGAGGAACTTTTACCAAACCTTGAAGCGTCCCCTGAGGCTCACGAAAGTGACAATGAACAACGGTTGAGCGAATCTCCAATATCAAGCATCCAAGAAACTCCAGAAGTCCGCAACCTCTTTGGTCGAGAAGATCAGCAGTGCAATGGTTTTCTCATGTCAAAATCCAGCACACTTCCGGGAATCACGCCTTATGCGATGGACCTAAACGGGAGGTTGCCAACATGGACTGCTTCTTCTGCAGGTGCGTCATTCCAATGTATAGGGTTCTTGTTTCAGTGTGTTTGCATCTTACCATGGCTATGCGTTGGTTTTGATCTTTTAAAGATTCGAGATTGATTTGCATCAACTGGTTTGTTTGTTAATAGCTCTCTCTATCGTATTACAGGTGATGAATATCTTCATAGAGGTGTAGAGCAGCCAGCAAATGGCATCACTTGGGAAGAAGAAACGCCAACTAAAGAGCCTGAAGTTTCTCAGCTTCAGTCAAGCACACCAGCAGTATCGAATCATAACAACGGGTCTCAAGCTCAACCAAATCCGTCAGAGATAATAGAACTGAGCGATGGTGATGAAGATGAGAACGGTGATGGAGAGACTCTAGACCCTACAGTTGAACATGTTGAGGTTCTGTCTTATGATAGAGAGAAGGCAAACTGGTTGTACAAAGATCCTCAGGGTGATATACAGGGACCTTTCTCTCTCAAAGAACTCAAAGCTTGGAACGACG
This window contains:
- the LOC130505299 gene encoding uncharacterized protein At5g08430-like, whose amino-acid sequence is MGDITWVEEGNSNLTSSRKRKARPKRFEFVGWGSRQLIEFLQSIGKDTTTKISRFEVSETISRYIAENGLVDSSSKKRATCDDRLMSLFGVKSILRIKVYDLLEKHYEENRDDADFDYLYEDEAAQIVSRSEKVVRIRKVVREKPRGGAFAAIVSENVKLVYLRKSLVQELVKSRDGFEGKMLGSFVRIKSDPNDYLQNNPYQLVQVTGVKKEPGTDDFLLQVTNYVKDVSISALSDDDFSKEECEDLHQRIKNGSPKQPTIVEMEEKARSLHEDQTKHWLGRELALLQKRIARATEKGWRRELSEYLEKRELLQTPEEQSRLFREVPEVLGEELLPNLEASPEAHESDNEQRLSESPISSIQETPEVRNLFGREDQQCNGFLMSKSSTLPGITPYAMDLNGRLPTWTASSAGDEYLHRGVEQPANGITWEEETPTKEPEVSQLQSSTPAVSNHNNGSQAQPNPSEIIELSDGDEDENGDGETLDPTVEHVEVLSYDREKANWLYKDPQGDIQGPFSLKELKAWNDAEYFYKGFKVWMAGQSLDSAVILTDVLRQV